ATAAGAATGTGAATGATTTCTTTTCCTTGAAAAATAGTATTAATGCTATTTCTGAAGAGGATATAAATCAAACTAAAAATTATCTGGCGCCAATTAGAGCATTTGCCAGAACTACGTATAAAAGCATATACATTATAGATTATGAAAAGAAAGGATTTGAATACGTTTCTGAGAATCCTTTATTTTTATCCGGTCATACACCAGAAGAAGTTGAAGAAATGGGATATGCTTTCTATTTTAAATATGTAATAGAAGAAGATCTTGATTTATTATTAAAGATAAACACTGTTGGATTTGACTTCTATGAACAGCTTCCTGTTGAAGAACGATTAGACTATACAATTTCCTATGACTTTCATTTAAAGAATAAAGAAGGAAAGAAGATTTTAATAAATCAGAAACTTACTCCTTTATTTTTAACAAGAACTGGTAAGCTTTGGAAGGCTATCTGTATTATTTCCTTATCTAATGAGCAAAACTCTGGAAATATAAAAGTGTATAAAAAAGGAGAGAATAAAATCTTTAAGTATAATCTTGAAGAGGAGTTTTGGAAAGAGGAAGAAAAGATTAGTTTAACAACACGAGAAAAAGAAGTGTTGAGATACTCGGTACGAGGATTTACTATAAACGATATTGCCAAAGCAATTTTCGTTTCGCCAGATACAGTAAAATTTCATCGTAAAAAACTCTTCGATAAATTAGAAGTTGCTAATATATCTGAAGCAATAGTATTTGCTACAAATAATAAGCTTATCTAATCCATATGTATTGAAGAGAAATAGAACTCAGGAAACTTCTTGATTTCTTTTTGAGTAGCCACATTGTACATTAAATGTACACACATACTTGCAACAACCCAAGAACCTATTGATAATTGAGGAGGAGATAATGTCTCCTTCTCATTTAAATATTGATCTAATACATTTTCAATCCATTCCTGAGGTTCGCCCCAAAATTTCATGTAATTCGTAATGTATTTTACC
This genomic window from Tenacibaculum sp. 190524A05c contains:
- a CDS encoding response regulator transcription factor codes for the protein MDKNVNDFFSLKNSINAISEEDINQTKNYLAPIRAFARTTYKSIYIIDYEKKGFEYVSENPLFLSGHTPEEVEEMGYAFYFKYVIEEDLDLLLKINTVGFDFYEQLPVEERLDYTISYDFHLKNKEGKKILINQKLTPLFLTRTGKLWKAICIISLSNEQNSGNIKVYKKGENKIFKYNLEEEFWKEEEKISLTTREKEVLRYSVRGFTINDIAKAIFVSPDTVKFHRKKLFDKLEVANISEAIVFATNNKLI